A window of the Natronomonas salina genome harbors these coding sequences:
- a CDS encoding helix-hairpin-helix domain-containing protein has translation MELEELEAIPGVGAKTAERLAELDDPERALASGDVAAVARAPGISEGRAARIARAAIRSQHDDDGDFLATPRAREIYESALGLLQDRAVTRYAEKRLETLYPSAAASRIEEVRTFTCEAVEREPTPEVLEALEGVEPLEPPRDVRVRDRCLATNDAETYSEAREAVPELSVELVEDARGIADLARGYSTVVVLDEEFSGVEVEGDVRVEPDALENPAEVVPERTLAFFARNRDRLRAAAAVHQAADLEAPCDVDALDEALSRLNQDGTVADDEALNELEDAIDDLDAAVSMAENVANDHLREAIQERDVTIEGNDLLSLVERGAGVDSLLERELADEFAAAVEAARDHFADALGLEDYESMARQAFGEDPTFPVEHDDRVVDRLREELTAERDRRAARLKRDLADDLREMREPAGDLVDAALDLDVELAVSRFARDFDCTFPTFEGRGFRIEGGRSPLLDVDFEAVEPVDYGVEGVALLSGVNSGGKTSTLDLVALVVVLGQMGLPVPAEDARLERFEALHYQAKTQGTLDAGAFESTLREFGSLVAGDRTRLVLVDELESITEPGASAVIIAGILEALTESDSTAVFVSHLAGEIREAAGVDVTVDGIQALGLEDGELQVNRSPVKDHLARSTPELIVEKLAEQDGDPLYGELLEKFD, from the coding sequence ATGGAACTGGAGGAGCTGGAGGCGATCCCGGGCGTGGGGGCGAAGACGGCCGAGCGCCTCGCCGAACTCGACGACCCCGAGCGGGCGCTCGCGTCCGGGGACGTCGCGGCCGTCGCCCGCGCGCCGGGCATCAGCGAGGGGCGGGCCGCCCGGATCGCCCGCGCCGCCATCCGCAGCCAGCACGACGACGACGGCGACTTCCTCGCGACCCCGCGGGCCCGCGAGATATACGAGTCGGCGCTCGGCCTCCTGCAGGACCGCGCCGTCACCCGCTACGCCGAGAAGCGCCTGGAGACCCTCTACCCGAGCGCGGCGGCCTCACGCATCGAGGAGGTCCGGACGTTCACCTGCGAGGCCGTCGAGCGGGAGCCGACGCCGGAGGTCCTCGAGGCCCTGGAAGGCGTCGAGCCGCTCGAACCGCCGCGGGACGTCCGGGTCCGGGACCGCTGTCTCGCGACGAACGACGCGGAGACGTACTCGGAAGCGCGTGAGGCCGTCCCCGAGCTGAGCGTCGAACTGGTCGAGGACGCCCGCGGCATCGCCGACCTCGCGCGCGGGTACTCCACCGTCGTGGTGCTCGACGAGGAGTTCTCCGGCGTCGAAGTGGAGGGCGACGTCCGGGTGGAGCCCGACGCCCTGGAGAACCCCGCGGAGGTCGTCCCGGAGCGGACCCTCGCCTTCTTCGCACGGAACCGCGACCGGCTCCGGGCGGCCGCCGCGGTCCACCAGGCCGCCGACCTGGAGGCCCCCTGCGACGTCGACGCGCTCGACGAGGCGCTCTCGCGGCTCAACCAGGACGGGACCGTCGCCGACGACGAGGCCCTGAACGAACTCGAGGACGCCATCGACGACCTCGACGCCGCTGTCTCGATGGCCGAGAACGTCGCCAACGACCACCTCCGGGAGGCCATCCAGGAGCGCGACGTCACCATCGAGGGTAACGACCTCCTCTCGCTGGTCGAGCGCGGCGCGGGCGTCGACTCGCTGCTGGAGCGGGAGCTGGCCGACGAGTTCGCCGCCGCAGTGGAAGCGGCCCGGGACCACTTCGCCGACGCGCTCGGCCTCGAGGACTACGAGTCGATGGCCCGGCAGGCCTTCGGCGAGGACCCCACGTTTCCGGTGGAACACGACGACCGCGTCGTCGACCGGCTTCGCGAGGAGCTGACCGCCGAACGCGACCGGCGTGCCGCGCGGCTGAAGCGCGACCTGGCCGACGACCTCCGGGAGATGCGCGAGCCCGCGGGCGACCTCGTCGACGCGGCCCTCGACCTGGACGTCGAACTCGCCGTCTCGCGGTTCGCCCGCGACTTCGACTGCACCTTCCCGACGTTCGAGGGTCGGGGGTTCCGGATCGAGGGGGGCCGGTCGCCGCTGCTGGACGTCGACTTCGAGGCCGTCGAGCCGGTCGACTACGGCGTGGAGGGCGTCGCCCTCCTCTCGGGTGTCAACAGCGGCGGGAAGACGTCGACGCTGGACCTCGTGGCGCTCGTGGTGGTACTCGGCCAGATGGGCCTGCCGGTCCCCGCCGAGGACGCCCGCCTGGAGCGGTTCGAGGCGCTGCACTACCAGGCGAAGACCCAGGGGACCCTCGACGCCGGCGCCTTCGAGTCGACCCTCCGGGAGTTCGGGTCGCTCGTGGCCGGCGACCGGACCCGGCTCGTGCTCGTCGACGAACTCGAGTCCATCACGGAGCCGGGCGCCAGCGCGGTCATCATCGCCGGCATCCTCGAGGCGCTGACCGAGAGCGACTCCACCGCGGTGTTCGTCTCCCACCTCGCCGGCGAGATCCGCGAGGCGGCCGGCGTGGACGTGACCGTCGACGGCATCCAGGCGCTCGGCCTCGAGGACGGCGAGCTCCAGGTGAACCGCTCCCCGGTCAAGGACCACCTCGCGCGATCGACGCCCGAACTCATCGTCGAGAAGCTCGCCGAACAGGACGGCGACCCGCTTTACGGGGAGTTACTGGAGAAGTTCGACTGA
- a CDS encoding DUF2299 family protein: protein MTTHVSEDQVRWWLDDSAVQDVTAHAGEETEFNLQVTLSRLPIHLIKERPDDPVRVVGRSGFDTDRAKRMLREEESRTELLSQLGPVLATTPGFYTFLDEDSTACELRHAETLQIEHRIYPDEATQQRLMDSVMDIATGMRYVQNVLAATHPGVPPEEDDVEEIEPHDPGDAGDDAEPGDDAD from the coding sequence ATGACGACCCACGTCAGCGAGGACCAGGTCCGCTGGTGGCTCGACGACAGCGCGGTCCAGGACGTGACGGCCCACGCCGGCGAGGAGACGGAGTTCAACCTCCAGGTGACGCTCTCCCGGCTCCCCATCCACCTCATCAAGGAGCGACCTGACGACCCGGTCCGCGTCGTCGGGCGCAGCGGGTTCGACACCGACCGGGCCAAGCGGATGCTCCGCGAGGAGGAGTCCCGGACGGAGCTTCTGAGTCAGCTCGGCCCGGTGCTCGCGACGACGCCGGGCTTCTACACGTTCCTCGACGAGGACAGCACCGCCTGCGAGCTCCGACACGCCGAGACGCTGCAGATCGAACACCGAATCTACCCCGACGAGGCGACCCAGCAGCGGCTGATGGACAGCGTGATGGATATCGCGACGGGCATGCGCTACGTCCAGAACGTGCTGGCGGCGACCCACCCGGGCGTCCCGCCGGAGGAGGACGACGTCGAAGAGATCGAACCCCACGACCCCGGTGACGCGGGCGACGACGCCGAGCCCGGCGACGACGCAGACTGA